Proteins encoded in a region of the Clostridium beijerinckii genome:
- a CDS encoding HIRAN domain-containing protein, producing MVKREIENDIKNKNSIYYDLKEFRDRNPDTLYSYQDFEVAGRREFKIITNKVRKLQDYEKNRLASELVGHLYNYALDEGKLSSVHDYITLNPIIGYYENLIKIFKDSMESNKEILQAMSKRVNNLLKESSYSEEVKLGILLSPICSIKNLKDILNVFSIHNEYIFYTIKACEYIGSCNNIIFEISKKSKGYGKIFCIMNLTPTTYEIKKWMIEEGSDNSVGITELLSYTMLSLDLLSYLEDTKFSEGEIEVFSKSFSTLLSDYSLDDIKNSAKVCNKLLEIIDNIGGGIYSLYAVISILYSIEAIIIDEYKNKGNSNSYKLNNDYKEIIDNCKKICKKELWHNVIANEVPNIEIESSVLISCADRTKYKLKKSEFELIIKRDYTNALLYKYAFSIGNKAIKKCAFKLGLKKLPMTEILSGQDELKIENLLYEDIAQICFFIIIKYAQYEDFIDEYKDINFQALKSPLIETRIQAAANLQRFKEEFDSLDKETIKDAISTEIVSDVRRVLNSLLIKSSSKKNKKYVEIDENMHIDAHVKDIYLTSVNIAGTSYFDMSEIYHKLLEDDMVYLKRDFDNEYDKNAIEVITTEGFVMGYVPKDNNLILKNLIDKGKYLYGKVEEISEDYSAIKIQIYLSYKDVIEEITSTLSLLSGEREDYLQ from the coding sequence ATGGTTAAGAGAGAAATAGAAAACGACATTAAGAATAAGAACTCAATCTATTATGATTTAAAAGAATTTCGTGATAGAAATCCAGATACACTATATAGCTATCAAGACTTTGAAGTGGCTGGAAGAAGGGAATTTAAGATTATTACGAACAAAGTTCGTAAACTTCAGGATTATGAAAAGAATAGGCTGGCTAGTGAGCTAGTGGGACATCTATATAATTATGCTTTGGATGAAGGAAAATTATCAAGTGTCCATGATTATATTACATTAAATCCAATTATCGGTTATTATGAAAACTTGATTAAAATCTTCAAAGACTCGATGGAGAGTAATAAAGAGATATTGCAAGCAATGAGCAAGAGAGTAAATAATCTGCTTAAAGAGAGTTCATATTCAGAAGAGGTGAAACTAGGGATACTACTTTCGCCTATATGCAGTATTAAAAACTTGAAGGATATATTAAATGTGTTTTCTATTCATAATGAATATATTTTCTATACAATCAAGGCTTGTGAGTATATCGGAAGTTGTAATAATATAATTTTTGAAATTTCAAAGAAATCTAAAGGATATGGAAAGATATTTTGTATAATGAATCTTACTCCTACAACTTATGAGATAAAAAAATGGATGATAGAAGAAGGTAGTGATAATAGTGTTGGGATTACAGAATTATTATCTTACACTATGCTTTCATTAGATCTTTTGAGCTACTTGGAGGATACAAAATTTTCTGAAGGAGAGATTGAAGTTTTTTCAAAATCTTTCAGTACATTGCTTTCGGACTATAGTTTGGATGATATTAAGAATTCAGCAAAAGTTTGCAATAAGTTATTAGAAATTATTGATAATATAGGTGGTGGCATATATTCGTTATATGCTGTAATTTCAATTTTATATTCAATAGAAGCTATTATTATTGATGAATATAAGAATAAAGGAAATTCAAATTCGTATAAATTAAATAATGATTATAAAGAAATAATAGATAATTGTAAAAAAATTTGCAAAAAAGAGTTGTGGCACAATGTAATTGCCAATGAAGTTCCAAATATAGAAATTGAAAGTAGTGTACTAATAAGTTGTGCAGATAGAACGAAGTATAAATTAAAGAAAAGTGAATTTGAATTAATTATAAAAAGAGATTACACTAATGCACTTTTATATAAATATGCATTTTCCATTGGGAATAAGGCTATAAAAAAATGTGCTTTTAAATTAGGATTAAAAAAATTACCAATGACCGAAATACTAAGCGGACAAGATGAATTAAAAATAGAAAATCTACTTTATGAGGATATAGCACAAATTTGTTTCTTTATAATTATAAAATATGCACAATATGAAGATTTTATAGATGAATATAAGGATATTAACTTTCAGGCGCTAAAATCACCTTTAATTGAGACTAGAATTCAAGCGGCTGCAAATCTTCAAAGATTTAAAGAAGAGTTTGATTCATTGGATAAAGAAACTATTAAGGACGCTATTAGCACAGAGATTGTTAGTGATGTACGAAGAGTGTTAAATTCACTTTTAATTAAATCAAGTAGCAAAAAGAATAAGAAATATGTTGAAATAGATGAGAATATGCATATTGATGCTCATGTTAAAGATATATATTTAACCAGTGTAAATATTGCTGGAACAAGCTATTTTGATATGAGTGAAATATACCATAAATTATTAGAAGATGATATGGTATATTTAAAAAGAGATTTTGATAATGAATATGATAAAAATGCGATTGAAGTTATAACAACTGAAGGATTTGTAATGGGGTATGTTCCAAAAGACAATAATTTAATATTAAAGAATTTAATAGATAAAGGTAAATATCTTTATGGAAAAGTAGAAGAGATAAGCGAAGATTATAGTGCTATAAAAATTCAAATATATCTAAGTTATAAAGATGTAATTGAGGAAATAACAAGTACTTTGTCATTACTATCAGGGGAGAGAGAAGATTACTTGCAATAA
- a CDS encoding TIGR03905 family TSCPD domain-containing protein: MFSYKTTGVCSSTINLEIENNILKDVEFVGGCAGNLLGIGQLVKGMPVDDIIKRLGGIDCRNKGTSCPDQLSKALLAWKKENSIN, from the coding sequence ATGTTTTCATATAAAACAACTGGTGTTTGTTCATCTACTATAAATCTTGAAATTGAGAATAATATTCTTAAAGATGTTGAATTTGTTGGAGGATGTGCTGGAAACTTATTAGGCATTGGACAATTAGTTAAAGGTATGCCTGTGGATGATATAATAAAAAGATTAGGCGGAATAGATTGCAGAAATAAAGGAACATCTTGTCCTGATCAGCTATCAAAAGCACTATTAGCTTGGAAGAAAGAAAATTCTATAAACTAA
- a CDS encoding YncE family protein — protein MSYIVLCNTGSDSLNKINTENLNTQNIVLSIGEGPFGPHGLSLYKNKLLVANNYNNSISLIDFNSFKEEGNIYVGAHPNDIVAYNDIAYVSCGESDSLIIYDLLNERINFEIPTGRFPHNITLLEDRNSVFISNMGDDSISIIDYINNKEIKRIKVENTPAKINVSQNKKYLYVCMSYLGHDKNGSIGIIDLNTLELINKIQVGHSPVDLFEEDNFLYVSNLCDGSISIVNLNELKEEEKINIGGMPRGIVKSRDNIFVGDFLNGVLKIIDMKDMRIKTIPIGNEPNGMTLT, from the coding sequence GTGAGTTATATTGTTTTATGCAATACTGGTTCAGATAGTTTAAATAAAATAAACACTGAGAATCTAAATACTCAAAATATAGTTTTATCTATTGGTGAAGGTCCATTTGGCCCTCATGGATTATCATTATATAAAAATAAGCTATTAGTTGCGAATAACTATAATAATAGCATATCGTTGATAGATTTTAATAGTTTTAAAGAAGAAGGCAATATATATGTAGGAGCGCATCCAAATGATATAGTGGCTTATAATGACATTGCTTATGTTTCATGTGGAGAATCTGACTCTTTAATAATATACGATTTGCTAAATGAGAGGATTAATTTCGAAATACCAACAGGAAGATTTCCTCATAATATCACATTATTAGAAGATAGAAATTCAGTTTTTATAAGTAATATGGGAGATGACAGCATATCTATAATTGACTATATAAATAATAAGGAGATAAAACGAATTAAAGTGGAAAATACTCCTGCAAAGATAAACGTATCACAAAATAAAAAATACTTATACGTATGCATGAGTTATCTTGGGCATGATAAAAATGGTAGTATTGGAATAATAGATTTAAATACTCTTGAATTAATAAATAAAATTCAAGTTGGACACTCTCCAGTAGATTTATTTGAAGAAGACAACTTCCTATATGTTTCTAATTTATGTGATGGCTCCATAAGTATAGTAAATTTAAATGAACTTAAAGAAGAGGAAAAAATTAATATTGGCGGAATGCCTAGAGGAATAGTAAAATCTAGAGATAACATATTTGTTGGAGATTTTTTGAATGGAGTACTGAAGATAATAGATATGAAAGATATGAGAATAAAAACCATACCAATAGGAAATGAACCCAATGGTATGACTTTAACTTAG
- a CDS encoding DUF4364 family protein, whose protein sequence is MYESSSELAENKLLMLYVLKSIKNPISNTQLTEIILENNFINYFTFQQYLSELEESKFVEYHDVNDKKLLILTEKGDNVLSLFKDRISPSKMSTINDYIKEKIESIKKELTIHSDYTLGANDSFIVNLKAVENDSLLMELKLSVPSKNQATSICAKWKENPSEIYTNIISLLIN, encoded by the coding sequence ATGTACGAAAGTTCATCAGAATTAGCAGAAAATAAGTTATTAATGTTATATGTTTTAAAATCAATAAAAAATCCTATATCAAATACTCAGCTTACTGAAATAATTCTTGAAAATAACTTTATTAATTATTTTACATTCCAGCAATATTTATCAGAGCTTGAGGAATCTAAATTCGTTGAATATCATGATGTGAATGATAAAAAATTATTGATATTAACAGAAAAAGGAGATAATGTTCTCTCTTTATTTAAAGATAGAATATCCCCTTCAAAAATGTCTACTATTAATGACTATATAAAAGAAAAAATAGAGTCTATAAAAAAGGAATTAACTATACACTCTGATTACACATTAGGTGCAAACGATAGTTTTATCGTTAACCTTAAAGCTGTAGAAAACGACTCGTTATTAATGGAATTAAAATTATCAGTTCCATCTAAAAATCAAGCTACTTCAATTTGTGCTAAATGGAAAGAAAATCCTTCTGAGATTTATACCAATATAATAAGTTTATTAATTAATTAA
- a CDS encoding polysaccharide deacetylase family protein — MTWKKKRIGIDIFLIIFLVFISIGISKATQAMGNIHEEDPIYCVDTSEKVVSLTFDINWAEKDNLNVILDILDKYNIKGTFFIMGGWVNYSEDNVEKLKAIKERGHEIGNHSYKHPMFTKIGADRMKEEIEKTNDTIEKYTGERPKLFRFPSGDYNKEAFSKVRNLGYVPIQWSVDSVDWKEVSEETEYNRVMKNVKPGSILLFHNNAKYTPNNLDRIIKELKDKGYEFKSVGQMIYPDNYSVDNQGIQHKVKLDSAGAES, encoded by the coding sequence GTGACGTGGAAGAAAAAGAGAATCGGCATTGACATATTTTTGATTATCTTTTTAGTGTTTATATCAATAGGTATTAGCAAAGCAACACAGGCAATGGGGAATATTCATGAGGAAGATCCTATATATTGTGTTGATACTAGCGAAAAAGTTGTTAGTTTAACATTTGATATAAATTGGGCAGAAAAAGATAATTTGAATGTAATATTAGACATATTGGACAAATATAATATAAAAGGAACATTCTTCATAATGGGAGGATGGGTAAATTATAGCGAGGACAATGTGGAGAAGCTTAAGGCAATAAAGGAGAGGGGGCATGAAATAGGAAATCATAGCTACAAACATCCTATGTTTACTAAAATAGGAGCAGATAGAATGAAAGAGGAGATAGAAAAAACTAATGATACAATTGAAAAATATACAGGTGAAAGACCTAAGTTATTTAGGTTCCCAAGTGGAGATTATAATAAAGAGGCTTTTTCAAAAGTAAGAAACTTAGGATATGTGCCAATTCAATGGAGTGTTGATTCTGTAGATTGGAAAGAGGTATCCGAAGAAACTGAATATAACAGAGTTATGAAAAACGTTAAACCAGGATCTATACTTCTTTTTCATAATAATGCAAAGTATACTCCAAATAATTTAGATAGAATTATTAAAGAACTAAAGGATAAAGGATATGAGTTTAAATCAGTAGGTCAAATGATATATCCAGATAATTATAGCGTAGACAATCAAGGAATTCAACATAAAGTGAAACTTGATTCAGCTGGGGCTGAATCTTAG
- a CDS encoding single-stranded DNA-binding protein → MDNLMLNNKIYLEGKVTSGLEFSHEMYGEGFYTFDLDVMRLSDSVDKLNITVSERLLSDIKLDEGVEIIVEGQLRSYNKFIDGSNKLILTVFARNIEPCIERSKNPNEIFLDGYICKEPIYRTTPFGREIADVLLAVNRAYNKSDYIPTIAWGRNSRFCQTLNVGDNIKVWGRLQSREYQKKVSDNEVVKKIAYEVSISKMERANKEESTGEEGAV, encoded by the coding sequence ATGGATAATTTGATGTTAAATAACAAAATTTACCTTGAAGGCAAGGTAACATCTGGATTAGAGTTTAGTCATGAAATGTATGGGGAGGGTTTCTACACTTTTGATTTAGATGTAATGAGATTAAGTGATTCAGTGGATAAATTAAATATCACTGTTTCAGAAAGATTACTAAGTGACATAAAGCTTGATGAGGGTGTAGAAATAATTGTTGAAGGTCAACTTAGATCTTATAACAAATTTATTGATGGATCTAACAAGCTAATACTTACTGTTTTTGCAAGAAACATTGAACCATGTATAGAAAGAAGTAAAAATCCAAATGAAATATTTTTAGATGGGTATATATGTAAGGAGCCTATTTATAGGACTACACCATTTGGGCGTGAGATTGCTGATGTATTACTTGCTGTAAATAGAGCTTATAATAAATCAGATTACATCCCAACTATTGCATGGGGAAGGAACTCAAGATTCTGTCAAACTTTAAATGTTGGAGATAATATTAAGGTATGGGGAAGACTTCAAAGCAGAGAATATCAAAAAAAGGTATCTGACAATGAAGTTGTGAAAAAGATTGCATATGAGGTATCAATCTCAAAAATGGAGAGAGCTAATAAGGAAGAGAGCACTGGAGAAGAGGGCGCAGTATAG
- the dapD gene encoding 2,3,4,5-tetrahydropyridine-2,6-dicarboxylate N-acetyltransferase yields the protein MSYNLTDPYEIARFIKESKKSTPVKVYVNGDLSNAEMNDVEWYGSNGFYILMGESDSITKIVLDNKHLIKHFRIENDRRNSAIPMLDLLEVDARIEPGAIIRDKVTIGKNAVIMMGAVINIGAEIGDGTMVDMNAVVGARGQLGKNVHLGAGAVVAGVLEPPSKEPCMIGDNALIGANSVILEGVKIGAGSVVAAGSVVTEDVPDNVVVAGSPAKIIKAVDDKTKDKTQILDDLRK from the coding sequence ATGTCATATAATTTAACGGATCCTTATGAAATTGCTAGATTTATTAAGGAATCAAAAAAATCTACTCCAGTAAAAGTCTATGTTAATGGAGATTTAAGCAATGCTGAAATGAATGATGTAGAGTGGTACGGTTCTAACGGATTTTATATACTAATGGGAGAATCTGATTCTATAACTAAAATAGTTTTAGATAATAAACATCTTATAAAACACTTTAGAATAGAAAATGATAGAAGAAATTCTGCTATTCCAATGCTAGATTTGCTTGAAGTTGATGCTAGAATTGAGCCAGGTGCTATCATTAGAGATAAGGTTACTATTGGTAAAAATGCAGTTATAATGATGGGTGCAGTAATAAACATTGGAGCTGAAATCGGAGATGGAACTATGGTCGATATGAATGCTGTAGTTGGTGCTCGTGGACAATTAGGTAAGAATGTTCACTTAGGTGCTGGTGCTGTTGTTGCTGGAGTATTAGAGCCACCAAGCAAAGAACCATGCATGATTGGAGATAATGCCTTAATTGGTGCTAATTCTGTAATCCTTGAAGGCGTTAAGATAGGTGCAGGTAGTGTTGTAGCTGCTGGTTCTGTTGTTACAGAAGATGTTCCAGACAACGTTGTTGTAGCTGGTTCACCTGCTAAGATAATCAAGGCAGTAGATGACAAGACAAAAGATAAAACTCAAATATTAGATGATTTAAGAAAGTAA
- a CDS encoding pyridoxal phosphate-dependent aminotransferase, whose amino-acid sequence MNKQVEKIQISGIRRFAEKVKKVEGAISLTIGQPDFPVPIDISEAMIQAIRDNKTVYTSNAGVDELREEICNYLKTFDIEYSKDEICITVGGSEGLYSVLFAIMNSGDKILIPGPAYPAYENISIMIGADVVTYPLNEDFTLDVDKIKEKLESENIKVLMLSFPSNPTGAILSKEQRNELVELIKNKDIIVITDEMYSSIIFDDYYSIAQAREIKDKVIYVSGFSKIFSMTGLRIGYVACCEQYMKEIMKVHQYGVSCAPSIAQYGVLEGLKKSLDDVENMRKTFERRKDYCLNRLRDLNLEVAEPKGAFYIFPSIKKFNMSSEEFCEKLLNEGKLACVPGTAFGDLGEGYMRISYCYSDEILKEAFDRFERFLKLNFPNC is encoded by the coding sequence ATGAATAAACAAGTAGAGAAAATACAAATCTCAGGAATAAGAAGATTTGCCGAGAAAGTTAAGAAAGTTGAAGGAGCAATATCACTAACCATTGGGCAGCCAGATTTTCCTGTGCCAATAGATATATCGGAGGCTATGATTCAGGCTATAAGAGATAATAAAACAGTTTATACATCAAATGCAGGTGTTGACGAACTTAGAGAAGAAATCTGCAATTACTTAAAAACATTTGATATTGAATATAGTAAAGATGAAATATGCATAACAGTTGGTGGAAGTGAAGGGTTATATTCAGTATTATTTGCTATTATGAATTCAGGAGATAAAATATTAATACCTGGGCCTGCTTATCCGGCCTATGAAAATATCTCTATAATGATAGGAGCAGATGTAGTAACTTATCCTCTAAATGAAGATTTCACATTAGATGTAGATAAAATTAAAGAAAAATTAGAGAGTGAAAATATTAAGGTATTAATGCTGTCATTTCCATCAAATCCTACAGGGGCAATTTTATCTAAAGAGCAAAGAAATGAACTTGTTGAATTGATAAAAAATAAGGATATCATAGTAATAACAGATGAAATGTATTCGTCCATAATTTTTGATGATTATTATTCAATAGCGCAGGCAAGAGAAATAAAAGATAAAGTTATATATGTAAGTGGGTTTTCCAAAATATTTTCTATGACAGGGCTTAGAATAGGTTATGTTGCGTGCTGTGAACAGTACATGAAAGAAATAATGAAAGTACATCAATATGGTGTTTCGTGTGCACCTTCTATTGCACAATATGGAGTTCTTGAAGGGCTAAAAAAATCTTTAGATGATGTAGAAAATATGAGAAAAACTTTTGAAAGAAGAAAAGACTACTGCTTGAATAGATTAAGGGATCTTAATTTGGAGGTTGCAGAACCTAAGGGAGCCTTTTATATATTTCCTTCAATTAAAAAGTTCAATATGTCTTCTGAAGAGTTTTGTGAAAAGTTATTGAATGAAGGAAAGCTTGCTTGTGTACCAGGTACAGCCTTTGGTGATTTAGGGGAAGGATATATGAGAATTTCATATTGCTATAGTGATGAAATTTTAAAAGAGGCATTTGACAGATTTGAGAGATTTTTAAAATTGAATTTTCCAAATTGCTAA
- a CDS encoding pyrimidine/purine nucleoside phosphorylase yields the protein MGEFKNVTAVKKANVYFDGKVTSRTIIFEDGERKTLGIMLPGDYEFGTGDKEAMEILGGAMDVKLPGSDKFVTYKEGDTFIVPANSKFSLIIKEVADYCCSYIKE from the coding sequence ATGGGTGAATTTAAAAATGTAACAGCAGTTAAAAAAGCAAATGTGTATTTTGATGGAAAGGTAACTAGCAGAACCATTATATTTGAAGATGGTGAAAGAAAAACTTTGGGGATAATGTTACCTGGGGATTACGAATTTGGAACTGGAGACAAAGAGGCGATGGAGATCCTAGGAGGGGCGATGGATGTAAAATTACCAGGTTCAGATAAATTTGTTACATACAAAGAAGGAGATACTTTTATAGTACCTGCAAACTCTAAATTCAGTCTAATAATAAAAGAAGTGGCAGATTACTGTTGCTCTTATATTAAAGAATAG
- a CDS encoding DDE-type integrase/transposase/recombinase: MINKFLLETVIYLIEIIKYLMTLLVGKNLLKSISDEPVKKEYRKLQVDDQPIFDVPEKLNYKLLIAEYEFKHGKEFAPVKPRKNKALAPKDVICPKCGAPHTYLYDNNGGRGQYLCKVCDTTFNPKNYYQKSIVLRCPHCSKTLERIKARKDFYVYKCKNDNCSFYQNNLKSMTKSEKQDFKKNPGKFKVRYIFRDFTFDFKPLSKESPVKSKVSLPNIMISSYTLGLILTYYVNYGLSSRKTAALLKDIHDIKISHQAILNYVNAVSIVVKPFIDNYDYKLSDSFCGDETYIKVNGKWNYIFFFFDAVKKIILSYRVSPHRDTETAVKAIDDVLSKLKEIPEDLNLITDGNPIYLLAQHFFASHSIKFDVTQVIGLTNKDEVSKEYRPLKQIIERLNRTFKGNYRATTGFGSPNGSVAFVTMFVAYFNFLRPHSALEGKTPVILEELESMSNMPTRWCKFIELSQDFVLNNCTITA; this comes from the coding sequence ATGATTAATAAGTTTCTTCTTGAAACTGTAATTTATCTTATTGAAATTATAAAGTATCTCATGACTTTGCTGGTTGGCAAAAACTTGCTTAAAAGCATTTCGGACGAACCTGTTAAGAAAGAATACCGAAAGCTTCAAGTAGATGATCAACCAATCTTTGATGTTCCCGAAAAACTTAACTATAAGCTTCTAATAGCTGAATATGAGTTTAAGCACGGCAAAGAATTTGCTCCTGTGAAACCTCGCAAAAACAAAGCGTTAGCTCCTAAGGATGTTATCTGTCCTAAGTGTGGTGCTCCACATACCTATCTTTACGATAATAACGGAGGCCGAGGACAATATCTTTGCAAAGTCTGTGATACCACATTCAATCCTAAAAATTACTATCAGAAATCCATAGTGTTAAGATGTCCTCACTGCAGTAAAACACTTGAAAGAATCAAGGCGCGTAAGGATTTCTACGTTTATAAGTGTAAGAATGATAATTGCTCTTTTTACCAAAATAATCTTAAATCAATGACAAAATCTGAAAAACAAGATTTTAAGAAGAATCCTGGTAAGTTCAAAGTTAGATACATATTTAGAGATTTCACTTTTGACTTTAAGCCACTTTCTAAAGAAAGTCCGGTAAAATCAAAGGTTTCTCTTCCAAACATTATGATTTCTTCTTACACCTTAGGACTCATTCTAACTTACTACGTTAACTACGGTTTATCTTCCAGAAAGACAGCTGCATTGCTTAAAGATATTCATGATATTAAAATATCTCATCAAGCAATTTTAAACTATGTTAATGCCGTTTCAATTGTAGTTAAGCCATTTATAGATAACTACGATTATAAACTTTCTGACTCTTTCTGCGGCGATGAAACCTACATAAAAGTTAACGGTAAGTGGAACTATATTTTCTTCTTTTTTGATGCTGTTAAAAAGATTATTCTATCTTACAGAGTATCACCACATAGAGATACCGAAACGGCTGTAAAAGCCATCGATGATGTTCTAAGTAAGTTAAAAGAAATACCTGAAGATCTTAATCTTATAACTGATGGTAACCCTATATATCTTCTTGCACAGCACTTCTTTGCAAGCCATAGTATAAAATTCGATGTTACTCAAGTTATAGGCTTAACCAATAAAGATGAAGTTTCAAAAGAATATAGGCCATTGAAGCAAATTATTGAACGTCTTAACCGAACCTTTAAAGGCAATTATAGAGCTACTACTGGCTTCGGAAGTCCTAACGGGTCGGTTGCATTTGTAACTATGTTTGTGGCATACTTTAACTTTCTAAGACCACATTCTGCCCTTGAAGGCAAAACTCCTGTAATCCTTGAAGAGTTAGAGTCAATGTCCAACATGCCTACTAGATGGTGCAAATTTATTGAACTATCTCAAGACTTTGTTCTAAATAACTGTACAATAACTGCCTAA
- a CDS encoding MGMT family protein, with protein sequence MKKIMNEQLIYEVLSVVEEIPEGKVATYGQIACLIGRDKNARLVGKILSQAEFYGQYPCHRVVNHAGRLVPGWDDQRFLLLEEGVSFKNSNHVDIKKNKWEY encoded by the coding sequence ATGAAAAAGATAATGAATGAACAATTAATTTATGAAGTACTTTCAGTTGTAGAAGAAATCCCTGAAGGGAAAGTGGCTACATACGGACAAATTGCCTGCCTTATTGGCAGAGACAAAAATGCACGGCTTGTTGGGAAGATTCTTAGTCAGGCAGAATTTTATGGGCAATATCCATGTCATCGTGTGGTAAATCATGCTGGAAGATTGGTACCAGGGTGGGATGACCAACGATTCCTGCTATTAGAAGAAGGTGTATCCTTTAAAAATAGTAATCATGTTGATATAAAGAAAAATAAGTGGGAATATTAG
- the dapB gene encoding 4-hydroxy-tetrahydrodipicolinate reductase, producing the protein MIKIVLNGCSGKMGKMITECADKFKNLEIVAGIDKFPSNAPYPIFESTKDLNIEYDVLLDFSRADALHSLLEITEKTNKPLVICSTGFTQEDLALIDEKSSTLKLFRSGNMSFGINLINSLLKKVTPLLYGNYDIEIIEKHHNQKVDAPSGTAIMLADSIKNSIEDTTKYIYGREGNSKREENEIGIHAVRGGGIIGDHDVIFAGTGEVIELTHKAISREVFAVGALKACEYMASVTNPGLYDMSDVIGIQ; encoded by the coding sequence ATGATAAAAATAGTATTAAATGGTTGCTCAGGTAAGATGGGTAAGATGATTACAGAGTGCGCTGATAAATTTAAGAACTTAGAGATTGTTGCTGGAATTGATAAATTTCCAAGTAATGCTCCATATCCTATCTTTGAAAGCACTAAGGATTTAAATATCGAATATGATGTTTTATTAGATTTTTCAAGAGCTGATGCTCTTCATAGTCTATTGGAAATAACAGAAAAAACTAACAAACCATTAGTAATATGCTCAACTGGATTTACACAAGAAGACTTAGCTTTAATAGATGAAAAGAGTAGTACTCTTAAACTATTTAGATCAGGCAACATGTCTTTTGGTATTAATTTAATTAATTCTCTTTTAAAGAAAGTAACTCCTCTACTCTATGGAAACTATGATATTGAAATAATTGAAAAGCATCATAATCAAAAGGTAGATGCTCCAAGTGGAACTGCAATTATGCTTGCTGATTCCATAAAAAATTCTATAGAAGATACAACAAAGTACATCTATGGAAGAGAAGGAAATTCAAAAAGAGAAGAAAATGAAATTGGTATACATGCAGTTAGAGGCGGTGGTATAATTGGAGACCACGATGTTATTTTTGCTGGAACTGGTGAAGTAATAGAATTAACTCATAAAGCAATTTCAAGAGAAGTTTTTGCAGTTGGTGCTCTAAAAGCGTGTGAATATATGGCTTCTGTAACTAATCCTGGATTATATGACATGAGTGATGTTATAGGAATTCAATAA